Proteins encoded within one genomic window of Pararhizobium capsulatum DSM 1112:
- a CDS encoding DMT family transporter translates to MNKSVLSGILLTMFSYFLFSMQDASVKWLVVALPVWQILFVRSVTILGLCLAIGRSQVVADAWRSPVLKPMFIRNLLLLAAWLSYYNAARDLGLAELTTLYYASPILITILAVPILKEDVPLLRWIAVFVGFVGVLIACDPMGTGMKLSLPVLLALQAAVFWAISTVLLRKTALQERTLVQMTISSSFFIVFTGMAMTVYWVPPSLADLGLMAATGLIAGLGQYAMFEGMRRAPVSVLAPFEYSSLVWAFIFGFLIWGDVPNSGVILGAALIFSAGMIVLAGERFGRRVRLG, encoded by the coding sequence ATGAACAAGTCCGTGCTGTCCGGCATCCTGCTGACGATGTTTTCCTACTTCCTGTTCTCGATGCAGGATGCCTCCGTCAAATGGCTGGTCGTGGCGTTGCCTGTCTGGCAGATCCTTTTCGTGCGAAGCGTGACGATCCTCGGGCTTTGCCTGGCGATCGGCAGGAGCCAGGTCGTTGCCGATGCCTGGCGTTCGCCGGTGCTGAAGCCGATGTTTATCCGCAACCTGCTGTTGCTCGCCGCCTGGCTTTCCTATTACAACGCGGCGCGTGATCTCGGGCTCGCGGAACTGACGACGCTCTATTATGCCTCGCCCATCCTCATCACCATCCTGGCAGTGCCGATCCTGAAGGAAGACGTTCCACTTCTGCGCTGGATTGCCGTGTTCGTCGGCTTCGTCGGCGTGCTGATCGCCTGCGATCCCATGGGAACGGGAATGAAGCTCAGTCTTCCGGTGCTGCTCGCTCTGCAGGCGGCGGTCTTCTGGGCGATCTCGACCGTGCTTTTGCGCAAGACCGCGCTGCAGGAGCGGACCCTGGTACAGATGACCATCTCCAGCAGCTTCTTCATCGTGTTCACCGGCATGGCGATGACAGTCTACTGGGTGCCGCCGTCTCTTGCCGACCTCGGTCTCATGGCGGCAACGGGGCTGATCGCCGGTCTCGGCCAGTATGCGATGTTCGAGGGCATGCGGCGGGCGCCGGTTTCCGTGCTTGCGCCTTTCGAATATTCCTCGCTCGTCTGGGCCTTTATCTTCGGCTTCCTGATCTGGGGCGATGTTCCCAACAGCGGCGTTATTCTTGGGGCAGCGTTGATCTTCTCGGCTGGCATGATCGTGCTGGCGGGCGAGCGTTTCGGCCGCCGCGTACGTTTGGGATAG
- a CDS encoding Nramp family divalent metal transporter, with amino-acid sequence MSNSEAALPPQRDWSFAPPEEDARPSLPEVNASVAVPQGGLWIRRMLAFMGPGYMVSVGYMDPGNWATDIAGGSKFGYTLLSVILLSNLMAIVLQALAARLGIATGMDLAQACRASYPRPVNFVLWLACEAAIIACDLAEVIGTAIALNLLFGIPLIGGALITALDAFLVLFLMQRGFRFLEAFIIALLIVIAACFIIQIAAAAPPLAGVLGGFVPSTEVVTNPAMLYIAIGIIGATVMPHNLYLHSSIVQTRAYERTTEGKRDAIKWATADSTIALMLALFINAAILILAASVFHANGRTDVAEIEQAYELLSPLLGLGIASTLFAIALLASGLNSTVTATLAGQIVMEGFLRLRLPNWARRLITRGIAIIPVVVVTWLYGEKGTAELLVLSQVVLSMQLPFAVIPLVQFVSDKKKMGAFAIPRYVAAIAWLIAAIIVVLNLKLLFETFFG; translated from the coding sequence ATGTCGAATTCTGAAGCAGCCCTCCCACCGCAACGGGACTGGAGCTTCGCACCTCCGGAGGAGGATGCGCGGCCAAGTCTGCCGGAGGTGAATGCCTCCGTTGCCGTGCCGCAGGGTGGCCTCTGGATCCGGCGCATGCTGGCATTCATGGGCCCGGGCTATATGGTGTCCGTGGGTTACATGGACCCGGGCAACTGGGCGACGGATATCGCCGGTGGTTCAAAGTTCGGCTATACGCTCCTCTCTGTCATCCTGCTGTCGAACCTGATGGCCATCGTGCTTCAGGCCCTTGCGGCACGGCTCGGTATTGCGACAGGGATGGACCTGGCGCAGGCCTGTCGCGCCAGCTATCCCCGGCCGGTCAACTTCGTGCTGTGGCTTGCCTGCGAGGCGGCCATCATCGCCTGCGATCTTGCTGAAGTCATCGGTACGGCCATCGCCCTCAACCTGCTCTTCGGCATCCCGCTGATTGGCGGCGCGCTGATCACCGCGCTTGACGCCTTTCTTGTCCTCTTTCTGATGCAAAGAGGGTTCCGTTTTCTCGAAGCTTTCATCATCGCGCTGCTGATCGTCATCGCAGCCTGCTTCATCATCCAGATCGCAGCCGCTGCCCCGCCGCTGGCCGGCGTGCTCGGCGGCTTCGTCCCGTCTACCGAAGTCGTGACCAATCCGGCCATGCTCTACATCGCCATCGGCATCATCGGCGCGACCGTCATGCCGCACAATCTTTATCTGCATTCGTCGATCGTCCAGACACGCGCCTATGAGCGCACGACGGAAGGCAAGCGGGATGCGATCAAGTGGGCGACGGCCGACAGCACCATCGCCCTGATGCTGGCTTTGTTCATCAATGCAGCCATCCTCATTCTCGCCGCTTCGGTCTTCCACGCCAATGGCCGCACGGATGTCGCGGAGATCGAGCAGGCCTATGAGCTCCTGTCGCCGCTGCTTGGCTTGGGTATCGCCTCGACCCTCTTTGCCATTGCGCTGCTCGCCTCCGGCCTCAACTCGACGGTAACGGCAACACTGGCCGGTCAGATCGTCATGGAGGGCTTCCTGCGGTTGCGCCTGCCGAACTGGGCACGGCGGCTCATCACCCGCGGCATCGCCATCATCCCCGTCGTCGTCGTCACCTGGCTTTACGGGGAAAAGGGCACGGCCGAACTTCTGGTCCTCAGCCAGGTCGTTCTGTCGATGCAGCTGCCCTTTGCCGTCATCCCGCTTGTTCAGTTCGTATCCGACAAGAAGAAGATGGGCGCCTTTGCCATTCCCAGATACGTGGCTGCAATTGCTTGGCTGATTGCTGCGATCATCGTCGTTCTCAACCTGAAGCTTCTCTTTGAGACGTTTTTCGGCTGA
- the mntR gene encoding manganese-binding transcriptional regulator MntR, with translation MPRRSVPRPLPDADIHSEGFRQTREARRGALVEDYVELIADLIEDGNEARQVDIAARLGVAQPTVAKMLARLAAEGLVSRKPYRGVFLTEAGQKVAEESRARHQTVEAFLRCLGVSPETARIDAEGIEHHVSEETLQAFRGFIARKG, from the coding sequence TTGCCTCGCCGTTCCGTTCCCCGCCCGCTTCCCGATGCGGACATCCATTCCGAAGGTTTCCGGCAGACCCGCGAAGCCCGGCGTGGCGCATTGGTGGAGGACTATGTCGAGCTGATCGCCGACCTGATCGAGGATGGCAACGAGGCACGGCAGGTGGACATCGCCGCCCGCCTGGGCGTGGCGCAGCCGACAGTCGCCAAGATGCTGGCACGCCTTGCCGCCGAAGGGCTCGTCTCGCGCAAACCCTATCGCGGCGTTTTCCTGACGGAGGCCGGGCAGAAGGTTGCCGAGGAAAGCCGGGCCCGGCACCAGACGGTCGAAGCCTTCCTGCGCTGCCTTGGCGTGAGCCCGGAGACGGCGCGGATCGATGCCGAAGGCATCGAACACCATGTCAGTGAAGAGACACTCCAGGCCTTCCGCGGTTTCATTGCCCGCAAGGGCTGA
- a CDS encoding calcium:proton antiporter, with product MLIPVRSELLLILGALAAMAGLMFEHDLLAAGRMVSLVGAAVLVVAIVLVSMRVAHHAEVLAAKVGDPYGTMILTLSAVVVEVIILAIMMSKETSPTLVRDTIYSAVMLDVNGILGLAALLGGLKHGEQPYNDDSSRTYSVMILTAMGISMVVPEFVPQVKWHYYSAFTIAAMMMLYTLFLRMQVGPHSYFFSYSYPKRGIPRENPDLPPENEPVSASIVMLVLGVIVIGVLAEVMSGLLTEGLKGSGAPPAMAAIVVAAISASPEIMTAMRAALANRMQAVVNIALGASLSTVILTVPVMEAIALYTGQPFIMAMSPVQIVMIAITLIVAAINLNDGETNAIEGMTHFVLFATFIMLSVLGL from the coding sequence TTGCTCATTCCAGTCAGATCGGAACTGCTGCTAATCCTTGGTGCTCTGGCTGCCATGGCCGGGCTGATGTTCGAACATGATCTGCTTGCGGCCGGCCGGATGGTTTCGCTTGTGGGCGCGGCTGTGTTGGTCGTCGCGATCGTGCTCGTCTCGATGCGGGTTGCTCATCATGCAGAGGTTTTGGCAGCCAAGGTCGGCGATCCCTACGGCACGATGATCCTCACGCTTTCAGCCGTCGTCGTCGAGGTGATCATCCTCGCCATCATGATGAGCAAGGAAACCTCGCCGACACTGGTGCGCGACACAATCTATTCCGCCGTCATGCTGGATGTGAACGGCATTCTCGGTCTTGCGGCGCTGCTCGGTGGCCTGAAGCACGGGGAACAGCCCTATAATGACGATTCCAGCCGCACCTATAGTGTGATGATCCTGACGGCGATGGGCATATCGATGGTGGTGCCGGAATTCGTGCCGCAAGTGAAATGGCATTACTATTCCGCCTTCACGATCGCGGCGATGATGATGCTCTATACGTTGTTCCTGCGCATGCAGGTGGGTCCTCATAGCTACTTCTTTAGCTACAGCTATCCCAAGCGTGGCATTCCCCGTGAAAATCCGGATCTTCCGCCGGAAAACGAACCTGTTAGCGCGTCGATTGTCATGCTTGTGCTGGGCGTGATCGTCATCGGTGTGCTGGCGGAGGTCATGTCGGGCCTGCTGACGGAGGGCTTGAAGGGCAGCGGCGCCCCACCGGCGATGGCCGCCATCGTGGTTGCCGCCATTTCCGCCTCGCCCGAAATCATGACGGCGATGCGCGCGGCGCTGGCAAACCGCATGCAGGCTGTCGTCAATATCGCGCTCGGGGCGTCGCTCTCGACTGTTATCCTCACTGTACCGGTGATGGAGGCGATTGCGCTCTATACCGGTCAACCCTTCATCATGGCGATGAGCCCGGTCCAGATCGTCATGATCGCCATCACGCTTATTGTTGCGGCCATCAATCTCAACGATGGTGAAACCAACGCGATCGAGGGCATGACCCATTTCGTGCTTTTTGCAACGTTCATCATGCTGTCCGTGCTTGGGCTGTGA
- a CDS encoding HWE histidine kinase domain-containing protein translates to MMTQPYTVDLTNCDREPIHIPGSIQPHGVLLAFDTNLSVLLRHSSNAADMLGVSVANEMASDVLLGGALVHTLRNAVATMTDARRPVLIFNETLTSGKAFDISVHRHRSNVIVEFEPARSEIESPLRLTRSLIGRISSIENTDTLFQQAARLIRGMLGYDRVMIYQFERDGSGKVISEMKRADLESFLGQYFPATDIPQQARTLYLRNTIRVIADSSYKSVPLEPVVDLSGEPLDLSFSHLRSVSPIHCEYLRNMGVSASMSISIIIDGELWGLIACHHYSPRTMPMALRVAAEMFGEFFSLHLHALRQKRKLDTAARARSYLDGMLRLGSTGDVGEFLRDNMLDLGQLLPNDGFGLYIDGRWHAHGATPSPAEIPPLARFVTSISEGRIWATHSLSRHFPEAENYYQLAAGLLAIPLSQLPRDYLFFFRKELVQTLNWAGNPSKSYESGPLGDRLTPRKSFAIWKESVHRQAQPWTDEEREVAEASRASLVEVVLRHNEIMAEERAKADVRQRMLNEELNHRVKNILAVIKSLVGQPIHEGRSLKDYVGSLKGRIQALSFAHDQVIRGDGGGALVDLLNAELTPYRGNGATIAFDGPGISLDTRAFSVMALVLHELATNAAKYGSLSTAGAELSISWQISSSGDCIINWHESGGPIVNPPERTGFGTALLDRSIPYDLGGESDVDYAREGLRARFLLPAKHVRVTPDALASRVGLTAETQNRHAALLPNESLILLLEDQMLIAMDVESMLSDRGFANVIVTNSMNEALLIMRSQTPDAAILDINLGKDTSIPVAEELTRRGIPFVFATGYGESSIIPESLNSAPVVRKPYEIETVLDALSTAIAGKQG, encoded by the coding sequence CAATGCAGCTGATATGCTGGGTGTGTCGGTTGCCAACGAGATGGCATCGGACGTCCTGCTGGGAGGAGCGCTCGTCCATACGCTGCGCAACGCCGTCGCCACGATGACGGACGCGCGCCGGCCCGTTCTCATCTTCAACGAGACGCTGACGTCAGGCAAGGCATTCGATATTTCGGTTCATCGCCACCGGTCAAACGTCATCGTCGAATTCGAACCCGCCCGCAGTGAAATCGAGTCACCGCTACGGCTCACGCGCTCGCTGATCGGACGCATCAGCAGCATCGAAAACACCGACACGCTTTTCCAGCAGGCCGCCCGGCTTATCCGCGGCATGCTGGGCTACGACCGCGTGATGATCTACCAGTTCGAGCGGGATGGCTCCGGCAAGGTCATCAGCGAGATGAAGCGCGCCGATCTCGAAAGTTTCCTCGGCCAGTATTTCCCCGCGACCGACATTCCGCAGCAGGCGCGAACGCTCTACCTGCGCAACACGATCCGCGTGATTGCCGATTCAAGCTATAAAAGCGTGCCGCTTGAGCCGGTTGTCGATCTGTCGGGCGAGCCGCTGGACCTGAGCTTCAGCCATCTGCGCAGCGTGTCGCCTATTCATTGCGAATATCTTCGCAACATGGGTGTTTCCGCCTCGATGTCGATTTCCATCATCATTGATGGCGAGCTCTGGGGGCTGATCGCCTGCCATCACTATTCGCCGCGCACCATGCCCATGGCGCTGCGCGTCGCCGCGGAGATGTTTGGCGAATTCTTTTCGCTGCATCTTCATGCACTGCGGCAGAAGCGCAAGCTCGATACGGCCGCGCGGGCGCGCAGCTATCTCGATGGCATGCTGCGCCTCGGCAGCACCGGCGATGTCGGCGAATTCCTGCGCGACAACATGCTGGACCTCGGCCAACTGCTCCCGAACGACGGTTTCGGGCTCTATATCGACGGTCGCTGGCATGCCCATGGCGCAACGCCGTCGCCCGCGGAAATTCCGCCACTTGCCCGATTCGTCACCTCGATCTCTGAGGGCCGGATCTGGGCTACCCATTCGCTGTCTCGCCATTTCCCGGAAGCGGAAAACTATTACCAGCTGGCCGCCGGCCTGCTCGCCATCCCCCTCTCGCAACTGCCCCGCGACTACCTCTTCTTCTTCCGCAAGGAACTTGTGCAGACCCTGAACTGGGCCGGCAACCCAAGCAAATCCTATGAGAGCGGCCCGCTGGGAGACCGGCTGACCCCCCGCAAGAGCTTCGCGATCTGGAAGGAATCGGTTCACCGACAGGCGCAACCCTGGACCGACGAGGAACGGGAGGTCGCCGAAGCGAGCCGTGCTTCGCTGGTGGAAGTCGTGCTGCGCCACAACGAAATCATGGCCGAAGAGCGCGCCAAGGCGGATGTGCGCCAGCGCATGCTCAACGAAGAGCTCAATCACCGGGTCAAAAACATTCTTGCCGTCATCAAGTCGCTGGTCGGCCAGCCGATCCACGAGGGTCGTAGCCTGAAGGATTATGTCGGAAGCCTCAAGGGGCGTATCCAGGCCCTTTCCTTTGCCCATGATCAGGTAATCCGGGGGGATGGCGGCGGTGCGCTCGTCGATCTCCTGAATGCAGAACTTACCCCCTATCGCGGCAACGGTGCTACCATCGCGTTTGACGGGCCGGGCATCTCGCTGGATACACGCGCCTTTTCCGTCATGGCCCTGGTGTTGCATGAACTTGCGACGAACGCCGCCAAATATGGCTCCTTGTCCACCGCGGGTGCCGAGCTCTCGATAAGCTGGCAGATCTCTTCCAGCGGCGACTGCATCATCAACTGGCACGAAAGCGGCGGCCCGATCGTCAATCCGCCGGAGCGAACCGGCTTCGGTACCGCGCTGCTCGACCGCAGCATCCCTTACGATCTCGGCGGCGAGAGCGACGTGGACTATGCGCGGGAAGGCCTGCGCGCCCGCTTCCTGCTGCCGGCAAAGCATGTTCGGGTGACGCCTGATGCGCTTGCGTCAAGGGTCGGCCTGACGGCGGAAACCCAGAACCGGCACGCGGCCTTGCTTCCCAACGAAAGCCTGATCCTGCTTCTGGAGGACCAGATGCTGATCGCCATGGATGTGGAGAGCATGCTGAGCGACCGGGGTTTTGCCAACGTGATTGTAACGAACTCGATGAATGAGGCGCTGCTGATCATGCGCAGCCAGACACCGGATGCGGCAATCCTCGACATCAATCTGGGCAAGGACACGTCCATTCCCGTCGCCGAAGAATTGACGCGGCGCGGTATACCGTTCGTGTTTGCAACCGGCTATGGCGAAAGCTCGATCATACCGGAAAGCCTGAACTCCGCGCCCGTGGTCCGAAAGCCCTATGAGATCGAAACCGTGCTCGACGCCCTTTCCACGGCGATTGCCGGCAAGCAGGGTTAG